One Ethanoligenens harbinense YUAN-3 genomic window carries:
- a CDS encoding phosphodiester glycosidase family protein encodes MKKRTKKKWAAAAVAAGLCIAQLLSSASVYALGAIDIQSSVFKSVIDEAKTTISPGVGQKTFTYVDKGDGNRVACYETDVDLSGKNASLVVGMPNDGTTFAMQSVRDQASAAIKNGKNVVAAVNGDFYNMATGEPNSLIIKDGVELHATNNSGGFFGIKKDGTAVIGDVATYNQIKDDLQEAMSSNTLLVQNGKIVGSSTDLEPRTAVGIRADGSVFFIVIDGRQSPYSEGITLTNLAKLMLDDGAVQAANLDGGGSSTFATKTPGDDSLTVKNSPSDNDERPVANSWFIVSNVQPDHQFASAYITQRDMTYTPGTTVNFTAKGVDKDGYSATLPANGLTWSLTDASYGSIDAATGVFQSNGKTGQVGIQLSYNGTVADTAYIELELPDTFSSPQTSVIVQPGDTNSLGLTATYQGRTVHFSASDVTWTIPNNLGTVNGDNAFVAGSATGSGDVTIAFNHTNLSVTLHVQVGQDPVVVEDCEELTDDATAQSLWTSTPGKRGEKISVGASSYPDSPVRFGNHAARVDFDFTGAQSQTTLIAYAGPKTVTKSASGSPTSIGVWVYGTPETQGMCLWFGLVDGNGKNFGVYMPPEAGEPSIANLGQIYWEGWKYVSCPINTTLHPGPYTQQGGGYAAGIISLHSGMAGGGPMTKGSIYFDNFRFVYGTANDDLTAPVIDSVNVDGKTYNTSSVSITTAIHDVVEANESGINWDRNRIWVDGVEYTNVAGHYSYDKDGTFTLSGYKWADGVHHVHLSIQDNFGNETDKDAYFTVNTGNGTGVSLAPLGASAPLGGTYSLALNADDLSNVTGATATVNIGTGFPVTGVDFAASAAGSTYQYDASTGNVTLNLTNTGAAKGAGTLATIHVSVPAGTAQGTSISYGITGGTATYAAAQGDSFNGTFASTSGTVPVSAGLTVSVGQMVVGANGQISVTTADGKPATGADVSFTPAGGSAEDLGVTDANGNLSNAAPTQQAQKFTLSAQLGAAYSFQTAGQSFNPQKSAAPANLLAGSTQDPTTEKTFTWMTNPLQGNDQAIMQVAKQDDYTKNGDSAFTNYTGTRQLITYSADSSAIKLSSVTATGLTPGTTYAYRVGDGANWSDVRSFTTLTPDDSNLTFNVFGDTQVTDASGLNDYSQFLTDIETAATKSDFAIHVGDFTDDQTIFNEMDITANMLSAHSIFDSIDTIHVMGNHELQGDDGTKSAAILGMPNTNGPACDKAGTYSVDYGNMHIAVLGWTDSVDVMNQKLNWLRQDMKATQKTWKIIALHQPAFNKNPADSATLIYDTLPQVCDELGVDLVFNGHDHSYGRTYPIYNKTPVTTNPTNCNNGTVYIAAGHTGDKTYDIDPVYPNAFVTYQQEANKDDKVYLTCTVNNNKMHIAVKDSENGLTTDDVTLTAHQADKTALQSAITGAQALHDAAVAGNHEGNYPQSAIGALQTALDAANAVNSDVNATPEGVAAAVTALNTATAAFQSAVVTVNRTQLNALAASAAKLDTTKYTPDSWKPFGAALSAAQTLLAGHPSQSEIDDAFTALLTAENGLVFAADKSALQQLVDASKNTDTSDDKPARVQALTDALTAAQKVLDDPDATQADADSAFTTLLQALTNLQEIADRTDLNALIATVQAFDGGKYTKASWQALQTALTAAQAATANLDNDASDIQTAYNNLSAAATALVPIANKASLNNSIALASQILADADSYAPATLSGLSDLVAQAKAVQAQDDATQDAVNSTDSALIGALAKVRVKANKTELTTLVNTASNLTLAQYTAASAEKLRQALTAAEAALADENVTQDAVNTLTANLQSAVNGLVLTATGYATASSAASSASGTTSAASSAASSSGSNAASPKTGAAQAAALPAVAAGLAGVCGIVIVLFRRRKRGNR; translated from the coding sequence ATGAAAAAGAGGACGAAGAAAAAGTGGGCAGCGGCGGCAGTCGCGGCAGGGCTATGCATTGCACAGTTGCTGTCGTCGGCTTCTGTGTACGCCTTAGGTGCGATCGATATTCAGTCATCCGTATTCAAATCCGTAATTGATGAAGCAAAAACGACTATTTCACCCGGAGTCGGCCAAAAAACATTTACATACGTAGACAAAGGCGACGGCAACCGGGTCGCCTGCTATGAGACGGATGTGGATCTGTCTGGGAAAAACGCCTCTCTGGTCGTCGGCATGCCCAACGACGGGACGACTTTTGCCATGCAGTCCGTGCGTGACCAGGCGTCCGCCGCGATCAAAAACGGTAAAAATGTGGTAGCCGCCGTCAACGGCGATTTTTATAACATGGCCACTGGCGAACCGAACAGCCTCATTATCAAAGACGGTGTGGAACTGCACGCCACCAACAATTCCGGCGGTTTCTTCGGTATTAAAAAAGACGGCACCGCCGTCATCGGCGATGTCGCTACCTATAATCAAATCAAGGACGACCTGCAAGAGGCCATGAGCAGCAACACCTTGCTGGTGCAAAACGGCAAAATTGTGGGCAGCAGCACGGATCTGGAACCGCGCACAGCCGTCGGCATCCGTGCAGACGGCAGTGTGTTTTTCATCGTGATCGACGGCCGTCAAAGCCCCTATTCGGAGGGCATTACGCTGACCAATCTCGCCAAACTGATGTTGGACGACGGTGCGGTGCAGGCCGCCAATCTGGATGGCGGCGGTTCCTCCACATTTGCGACCAAAACGCCCGGCGACGACAGTCTGACGGTGAAGAATTCACCGTCAGACAATGATGAACGCCCGGTGGCGAACTCCTGGTTCATCGTTTCCAATGTTCAGCCGGATCACCAGTTTGCAAGCGCATATATCACCCAGCGCGACATGACTTACACACCCGGCACGACGGTGAACTTTACCGCGAAGGGTGTCGATAAAGACGGCTATTCCGCCACTCTGCCAGCCAACGGATTGACTTGGAGCCTTACGGATGCGTCGTACGGCTCCATTGATGCGGCTACCGGCGTTTTTCAGTCAAACGGCAAGACCGGCCAGGTGGGCATACAGCTTTCTTATAACGGTACGGTGGCCGACACGGCATACATAGAACTTGAACTGCCGGATACGTTTTCGTCCCCGCAGACCAGCGTGATTGTTCAGCCGGGCGACACCAACTCGCTTGGTCTTACGGCGACGTATCAGGGCCGCACCGTGCACTTTTCCGCGTCGGATGTGACGTGGACCATTCCGAACAATCTGGGCACGGTTAACGGCGATAACGCGTTTGTTGCAGGTTCCGCCACAGGAAGTGGCGATGTTACCATCGCGTTTAACCACACGAATCTTTCCGTTACTCTCCATGTCCAGGTTGGGCAAGACCCGGTCGTGGTCGAGGACTGCGAAGAGTTGACGGATGACGCTACCGCACAGTCGCTTTGGACCTCCACGCCCGGTAAACGCGGCGAAAAAATCAGCGTGGGTGCCAGCAGCTATCCTGATTCGCCTGTGCGGTTTGGCAACCACGCCGCGCGGGTGGATTTTGATTTCACCGGTGCGCAGTCCCAGACGACCCTGATTGCTTATGCCGGACCAAAAACCGTAACGAAAAGTGCGTCGGGCTCGCCAACAAGCATCGGCGTTTGGGTTTACGGTACGCCGGAAACGCAGGGTATGTGTCTCTGGTTTGGCCTTGTGGACGGAAATGGAAAAAATTTCGGCGTTTATATGCCGCCAGAGGCCGGTGAGCCGAGCATCGCAAATCTGGGGCAAATCTATTGGGAAGGCTGGAAATATGTCAGTTGCCCCATTAACACAACGCTGCATCCCGGTCCCTACACGCAACAGGGCGGCGGATATGCCGCCGGTATTATCTCGTTGCATTCCGGCATGGCGGGTGGCGGCCCGATGACCAAGGGCAGCATCTACTTTGATAACTTCCGTTTTGTCTATGGAACAGCCAACGATGACTTGACCGCGCCGGTTATCGACTCAGTGAATGTGGACGGCAAAACATACAACACGTCCTCCGTCAGCATTACGACGGCCATTCACGACGTGGTCGAGGCAAATGAGAGCGGCATCAACTGGGATCGCAACCGCATCTGGGTGGACGGCGTGGAGTATACCAATGTCGCCGGCCATTACTCGTACGACAAAGACGGCACGTTCACCCTTTCCGGCTACAAATGGGCGGATGGCGTGCACCATGTGCATCTGTCCATCCAGGACAATTTCGGCAACGAGACGGACAAGGACGCCTACTTTACCGTAAACACCGGCAACGGCACCGGCGTCTCGCTGGCGCCGCTGGGCGCGAGCGCACCGCTGGGCGGCACCTACTCCTTAGCGCTGAACGCGGACGACCTGTCCAACGTCACGGGCGCAACGGCCACCGTCAACATCGGCACCGGTTTCCCGGTCACGGGCGTGGATTTTGCCGCCAGCGCCGCCGGCAGCACGTATCAGTATGACGCCTCCACCGGCAACGTGACGCTCAATCTCACAAACACCGGCGCGGCCAAAGGCGCGGGCACGCTGGCAACCATCCATGTGTCGGTGCCGGCCGGCACCGCGCAGGGAACGTCGATTTCCTACGGCATCACCGGTGGCACCGCGACCTATGCCGCCGCGCAGGGCGACAGCTTCAACGGTACCTTTGCCAGCACGTCCGGTACCGTTCCGGTTTCCGCCGGGCTGACCGTCTCGGTCGGGCAGATGGTTGTGGGCGCGAACGGGCAGATTTCCGTCACGACGGCGGACGGTAAGCCCGCCACGGGCGCGGACGTGTCTTTCACGCCCGCCGGCGGCTCCGCAGAGGACCTCGGCGTTACCGACGCAAACGGCAATTTGTCCAACGCCGCACCCACTCAGCAAGCACAGAAATTCACGCTTTCCGCGCAGCTTGGCGCAGCGTACAGCTTCCAGACGGCGGGGCAGTCGTTCAACCCGCAGAAGAGCGCCGCGCCCGCCAACCTGCTGGCCGGTTCCACACAGGACCCGACCACCGAAAAAACATTCACCTGGATGACCAACCCGCTGCAAGGCAACGATCAGGCAATCATGCAGGTGGCCAAACAGGATGATTACACCAAAAACGGAGATAGCGCCTTTACCAATTACACCGGTACCCGGCAGCTCATCACTTACTCCGCTGACAGCAGCGCCATCAAGCTCAGCTCGGTCACGGCAACCGGCCTGACCCCCGGTACGACCTATGCCTACCGCGTGGGCGACGGCGCCAACTGGTCCGATGTGCGCAGCTTCACCACGCTGACGCCGGACGACTCGAATCTCACCTTCAACGTATTCGGCGACACGCAGGTGACGGACGCCAGCGGCCTGAACGATTACAGCCAGTTCCTCACCGATATTGAAACCGCGGCGACCAAATCCGACTTTGCCATCCATGTAGGCGATTTCACCGACGACCAGACCATTTTCAATGAGATGGATATCACCGCCAATATGCTCAGCGCACACTCAATCTTTGATTCTATCGACACCATCCACGTAATGGGCAACCACGAGCTTCAGGGCGACGACGGCACGAAGTCCGCCGCCATCCTCGGCATGCCTAATACAAACGGACCGGCGTGCGATAAAGCGGGCACCTACTCGGTCGACTACGGCAACATGCACATCGCCGTGCTGGGCTGGACGGACAGCGTGGATGTGATGAACCAGAAACTGAACTGGCTGCGGCAGGACATGAAAGCTACCCAAAAGACCTGGAAAATCATCGCGCTGCACCAGCCTGCTTTCAACAAAAACCCGGCGGACAGCGCGACCTTAATCTACGACACGCTGCCGCAGGTATGCGACGAGCTGGGCGTGGACCTTGTGTTCAACGGCCATGATCACTCCTACGGCCGCACCTATCCCATCTATAACAAAACGCCTGTGACCACCAATCCCACCAACTGCAACAACGGCACCGTCTACATCGCCGCCGGCCACACCGGAGACAAAACGTACGACATCGACCCGGTCTATCCCAACGCTTTCGTCACCTATCAACAGGAGGCCAACAAGGACGATAAGGTCTACCTCACCTGCACGGTGAACAACAACAAGATGCACATTGCCGTGAAGGATTCCGAAAACGGCCTGACGACCGACGACGTGACGCTGACCGCCCATCAGGCGGACAAGACCGCGCTGCAGTCGGCCATCACCGGTGCGCAGGCGCTGCACGACGCGGCCGTGGCCGGCAACCACGAGGGCAACTATCCGCAGAGCGCTATTGGTGCGCTTCAAACCGCGCTGGATGCCGCGAACGCGGTGAACAGCGACGTCAACGCCACGCCGGAGGGCGTGGCCGCGGCTGTGACCGCGCTGAACACGGCAACGGCCGCATTCCAGAGCGCGGTCGTGACCGTAAACCGCACGCAGTTGAACGCGCTGGCGGCCAGCGCCGCAAAGCTCGACACCACGAAATACACGCCTGACAGTTGGAAACCGTTTGGCGCCGCGCTGAGCGCCGCGCAGACGTTGCTGGCCGGCCACCCCAGCCAGAGCGAGATCGACGACGCGTTCACCGCGCTGTTGACGGCCGAAAACGGGCTGGTGTTTGCGGCGGACAAATCCGCGCTGCAGCAGCTGGTCGACGCATCGAAGAACACGGATACGTCGGACGACAAGCCCGCGCGCGTGCAGGCCCTAACCGATGCGCTGACCGCCGCGCAAAAGGTGCTGGACGACCCAGACGCCACGCAGGCCGATGCGGACAGCGCGTTCACGACCCTGCTGCAGGCGCTGACCAACCTGCAGGAGATCGCGGACCGCACCGACCTTAATGCCCTGATTGCTACCGTGCAGGCGTTCGACGGCGGCAAATACACCAAAGCAAGCTGGCAGGCGCTTCAAACGGCGCTGACCGCCGCCCAGGCGGCCACCGCCAACTTGGACAACGATGCGTCTGATATCCAGACCGCCTACAACAATCTGTCGGCCGCGGCGACCGCGCTGGTTCCTATCGCCAACAAGGCCTCGCTGAACAACTCCATCGCGCTGGCAAGCCAGATCCTTGCCGACGCGGACAGTTACGCACCCGCCACGTTGAGCGGCCTTTCCGACCTCGTGGCGCAAGCCAAGGCCGTGCAGGCGCAGGATGACGCCACACAGGACGCGGTGAACAGCACGGACAGCGCGCTGATTGGCGCACTCGCCAAGGTGCGTGTCAAAGCGAATAAGACCGAGTTGACCACGCTGGTAAACACGGCGTCAAATCTGACGCTGGCCCAATATACCGCGGCGAGCGCAGAAAAGCTCCGGCAGGCGTTGACGGCGGCCGAAGCGGCGCTTGCGGATGAAAATGTCACGCAGGACGCGGTCAATACGCTGACGGCCAATCTGCAAAGCGCGGTGAACGGCCTGGTGCTCACCGCGACCGGGTATGCGACGGCATCGTCTGCTGCCTCATCCGCTTCTGGCACAACTTCGGCCGCTTCTTCCGCCGCCTCATCCTCCGGCTCGAACGCGGCCAGCCCGAAAACGGGCGCCGCGCAGGCGGCTGCGCTGCCGGCCGTCGCGGCAGGTCTCGCGGGCGTATGCGGCATCGTCATCGTGCTGTTCCGCCGTCGGAAAAGGGGAAACCGGTAA
- a CDS encoding MFS transporter, producing the protein MKKNSIVLLLGLAGFIVMADNWVVSPILPAISQNLHVDIARAGLLITAYMIPFGFFQLVFGPLADRFGKKQVITFSVAMFALSAGLCALGYDITSLAIFRALTGMFAASVMPISLALIGDVFPVNERQGAIGAFMGISFLGQGLSMAIGGTIAYFLNWRGVFFLYAIFAFVPTVLLIKNYKALPSEKHPDSKIFAPYFKLLSTSKSLFTYIVVLLEGMFIVGSFSYAGAFISKTYGFNYFYIGLIMTAFGIMTVIGGRLSGKIVKKTGAKKLVMIGLLSASAADMILYLFGKQLVLLVIGIALLGLGFIFTHSTLLMRATGFAQKARGVAMSLVAFCFMGGGGIGTAIGGKMIPIMAIDKLFLVYGVALAVTLLLSMLLINDHLESKAKHN; encoded by the coding sequence ATGAAAAAGAACAGCATTGTTTTGTTGCTCGGGCTTGCGGGATTTATTGTGATGGCTGATAATTGGGTGGTATCCCCCATACTTCCAGCCATTTCACAGAATCTTCACGTGGATATTGCACGGGCAGGGTTACTGATAACGGCTTACATGATACCTTTTGGCTTTTTCCAGCTGGTTTTTGGTCCGTTGGCCGACCGTTTCGGGAAAAAGCAGGTAATTACATTCTCTGTTGCGATGTTTGCCCTGTCTGCAGGACTTTGTGCATTGGGCTATGATATAACTAGCCTCGCAATTTTCAGGGCGTTGACAGGAATGTTTGCGGCTTCTGTAATGCCGATTTCGCTTGCTTTGATCGGCGACGTTTTTCCGGTCAACGAAAGGCAGGGAGCCATCGGAGCCTTTATGGGGATTTCATTTCTCGGCCAGGGGCTCAGCATGGCGATTGGCGGTACAATCGCGTATTTTCTGAATTGGCGGGGTGTGTTCTTTTTATATGCAATTTTTGCTTTCGTTCCTACCGTATTGCTGATTAAGAATTATAAGGCGTTACCATCCGAAAAACATCCAGACAGTAAGATTTTTGCACCTTATTTCAAACTGCTGAGCACATCGAAAAGCCTGTTTACTTATATCGTTGTTCTGTTGGAAGGCATGTTTATTGTGGGCAGCTTCTCCTATGCCGGAGCGTTTATTTCCAAGACGTATGGGTTTAACTACTTTTATATTGGCCTGATTATGACGGCTTTCGGCATTATGACGGTCATTGGCGGCAGGCTCAGCGGAAAGATCGTAAAAAAAACAGGTGCTAAAAAGCTGGTTATGATCGGCCTGCTGTCGGCGTCGGCCGCAGATATGATTCTCTACCTCTTTGGAAAACAGCTTGTGCTTCTTGTGATCGGAATCGCATTGCTTGGCCTTGGTTTTATTTTCACTCACTCCACTTTGCTCATGAGAGCCACGGGATTTGCACAAAAGGCGCGCGGAGTCGCCATGTCGCTGGTAGCCTTTTGTTTTATGGGCGGTGGAGGCATCGGAACTGCCATCGGTGGAAAAATGATTCCAATTATGGCTATTGATAAATTGTTCTTGGTTTATGGAGTCGCACTTGCAGTCACGCTTTTACTGAGTATGCTTTTGATCAACGATCATTTGGAGAGTAAAGCGAAGCATAACTAA
- a CDS encoding ArsR/SmtB family transcription factor, which yields MTREEPYVKIYKALAHPIRVKIVKQLLDGPLCVCVLNEDVEFSQSNLSQHLRILKDAGILQSEKDGLRILYSIKDDEIKNLLKITEKIIKNQFDQIQRQFAEQTGSES from the coding sequence ATGACTCGTGAAGAACCATATGTGAAGATATATAAGGCACTCGCCCATCCCATCCGAGTCAAAATTGTGAAGCAGTTATTGGATGGGCCGCTATGTGTCTGTGTCTTGAATGAGGATGTGGAATTCAGCCAGTCAAACCTATCGCAGCATTTGAGGATACTCAAAGACGCCGGCATTCTTCAATCTGAAAAGGATGGCCTTCGGATTCTTTACAGTATCAAGGATGATGAGATTAAGAATCTTCTAAAAATTACCGAAAAAATCATTAAAAATCAGTTTGATCAGATTCAAAGGCAATTTGCGGAGCAAACAGGATCGGAGTCTTAA
- the istA gene encoding IS21 family transposase, translating to MEGANRMDIRSDRQKGLSYTEIARKYNIDPRTAKKYAESEARPVYSLSATKPSKLDPYKEQITVWLEEAPYSAERILEKIQEQGFEGGHSIVREYVRNKKEQLDEKATVRFETMPGLQGQMDWAFFEDHTVPEDGKLKKLYCFLFILGYSRTRYIEFVTNMSTNTLIRCHANAFRYLGGYPEEILYDNMKQVVIKRLLKQEDSTLNRQFEDFAGFYGFKPCAVPAIPRPDKG from the coding sequence ATGGAAGGAGCAAACCGGATGGATATCCGAAGCGACCGGCAAAAAGGACTGAGCTACACAGAGATAGCGCGCAAGTACAACATTGACCCGAGGACGGCGAAGAAATACGCCGAGAGCGAGGCGCGACCGGTATACAGCCTGAGCGCAACGAAGCCGTCGAAGCTGGACCCCTACAAGGAGCAGATAACGGTATGGCTGGAGGAAGCGCCGTACTCAGCGGAGCGGATACTGGAGAAAATTCAGGAGCAGGGCTTCGAGGGTGGGCACAGCATCGTGCGGGAATACGTGCGAAACAAGAAGGAACAGTTGGACGAGAAAGCAACGGTGCGGTTTGAAACGATGCCGGGACTTCAAGGGCAGATGGACTGGGCGTTTTTTGAGGATCACACCGTGCCGGAGGATGGGAAGCTGAAAAAGCTGTACTGTTTTCTGTTCATTTTGGGGTACTCGCGGACACGGTACATAGAGTTTGTGACCAACATGAGTACCAACACTCTGATCCGCTGCCATGCCAACGCGTTCCGGTATTTAGGCGGTTACCCGGAGGAAATTCTGTATGACAACATGAAGCAGGTCGTCATCAAACGGCTGCTGAAGCAGGAAGACAGTACCCTCAACCGGCAGTTTGAGGATTTCGCCGGATTCTATGGGTTCAAGCCATGTGCTGTGCCGGCCATACCGAGGCCAGACAAAGGGTAA